The genomic region AATGCTGATAAAAGCTTGGACAAAATTGTGTGAGTAAATAAAGTGAATATTAGACCAGCTGACTTACAACTCCTCTTTCCCTTGCTGCAGCAAGTGAACCAGCAGCAACAAAATCATCATAAGACACCTGACAATGAAAGGAACAAGAAATTGTAATTAGCTTTTCATGTGCCAGGTCAATCCTATTGCATGTACTGTTTTGCATCTTATGGGAAAACAAAGTAAAATTGGCTACCCATCATTTGGTGCTCAACGAATGAGTCTGCCATATTACCTGATTTATGCCGTCTTGAATATTGATGAGCATGGGAAGGACAACATGTTTGTACTAATTGACGAAAAGTTGTAATAGCAGTATATACACGAAATAAAAAAATACATAAATAAATAAATAAAAAATTCCAATGAACACCATAATTGATGTTAAATGTCAATGAGCTTTCAGTTTTACACAAGGTTTGAGGTTTAGCTGGTTTCCTGTGTAAATCTTTCTTCTTCTCTGTCTCTTAATTAACTTTTATTTTTCACCAAACTTTTTAAAAACCGAAAAGTTGAAGACATGCTTTGGAGAAATCAACGCTTCCTGATTCTCAGATTTGGATTGCTCAATCAAAATATATTCACTTTTGTGATGCTCATCATAATATAAAGATTAGTCTGGTGCATAGTTAACCTGTTGTATTTTTCTAAACAACATAGGGAAGTTTCTGTGAAACTTACGGTCTCAGCTCGAATGAAACCCTTCTCAAAGTCAGAGTGGATGACCCCAGCTGCTTGAGGTGCAGTCATTCCTGAATCAACAAAGAAAAAAAATCAGAGATGAATACAATATGATTGCCTGTCATACTTTTAACCTATCTACGTCTATTTGATTGCAGAAAGGGGACTCTTTACATCCAAAATAAAACACAGATGGCAAAGAAAATTGAGAACACAACATCTTTTGCCCACAACCATCAGCCAAATTTATTATTACAAGTTGTCAAGTGATATAAAGACTACGTCACTGTTTGAAGCATTTTTCAGATCCAAAGTATAAAACTTCTGAAATTTAGCATAACCAAAGCTCACCTGCAAGTATGGTCCATGCTTTTGTTTCCTGTGTACAAACATCAGACAATCTTTTTAGCACAAAAAGAATAAATACATCCCAATTCAATAGATTTGACACACTCCAGTTTTTCACCTTCTCTCCTGAAGTGAAGTAAGTACGCAGCCCCAAAACACTGTATGTTGTTCTGATTAGGTTTCCAAGACCACTTTCACCAACACCAAGAGATTCCAAAAATTCTGTTCTTTCTTCAGATGGTAATTCAGTTAGTTCAGACTCGACCTGCAAATGCAAAGTTCCTAGGTCACATGGTATGGTTAAAACAGCTAGTCTAAATCCAGCCAAGATTAAGTCCTATCAAACATTAGGCCCACAGAGACAGCCACAAATAAATATTCTCGAGTTCGCACAATAACACGTCTAGTGATGTAGCACAAACCTGTGCTGAAATTGTTACTACTCCACATTGCAACTCAGAAGCAAGATTCATCAGTGCTTTGACATGAGGATTCTCTCCGGGTTCAGCTAGATCAGATTCAGCAACATTAGCAACATAGATAACAGGTTTCATTGTAAGCAAGCACAGATGCTTTATAGATTCATTTTCTGTATCTGTTAAAGTGACTGATCGTGCTGGTTTCCCATCCATGAGTGCCTGCTGAATTCTCTCCAAGCCAGACCTTTCTGATTCCTCCTGAAATGAAAGCAATATTTTTGGTTAAAAAGTATCATATGAAGCAGAAAAAATGGAGGAACCAGGGGAGATGATCCCATAATTGTACACTGTACAGAAAGTTCTGAGCATGGTACTAACTATACCTTAAGTTTGGATTGTGAATCTTTTGTCTTGCTTTTCTTGAGCTTCTCCATTCTTTTCTCAATCTGCATTTCTTGTGTATAAGACAACTCAGTTCAATCAGCTAATCTCATCTTACTAAGCTATTACTATATGTTAAAAACAAATCAGAGAGTAAAGGGTTTATCTGGGCAAGGAACTTTCAAATAGAGGAGCTAAAACAAAAAGGTGCTCCTGAGACATCAATATCAAATTTTGATTTTATCACCAACATTTATCCAGACAGCACTAATCTAGGTGGTGAAATCAATCAATGCTCCAAAGCCGATAAAGAATCAGGGTTGCATCGTTAATTAACAAACCTGGTCCAGATCTGAGAAAATCAGCTCTAAGTTGATAACATCAATATCATCCTTCGGATCAACTTTCCCATTCACATGAACAACATCATTATCTTCAAAACAGCGAACAACCTTAACAAAATCAATGAAAGAAATCAATAACATGGTTCTTCAGATTTAGGATAGATTTTAATTCTCACTGGCCCATCACCTGACCAAACACAAAAATCCTCAAACACCTATCTAAAGAACAGAAGATTCCAGCCATACTCAACACAATACAAACAAGGGCTATGTTAGCAGAAGCTTTGAATTGAGCAAGCATGTTTTAACCATGTATGAAAATCCAATGATATTAAAGAATTGCAAAAAGCCGTTAGATGCCAACTGGGGAAGGCTTCAAAAAGAAAAGCATCTTTCTTTTACTAAGCTCAGTCCAAGGTGGTTTGGCATGCAACAAAGTAACCTTATATGAAAATTTTGCAGTTACCACTGAGGAAGCAGATGAGCCAATCAGAGAAACAAGTTTGCGGAATAAATCTAATTAGTAGCAAGTTCCTAAAAACTACACATGCTAAAAAGGTTTCACCGTTGCTTATGGCTTCGCAGCCAGTGTCAGGTCCTGCATCAGTTTTATTTAACCTGTGAACCAGATAAGATCCTAGGTAGTACTAAATGGACCAGCGTGTCACCTCACTTGCTTTCCACCCCACATTAGCACCCACTTAAGAAAATGCCACATCCATGATCAACAACAACACAAACTGAGATCTCCCATTTAAGATATATTTGTTAAGGAACCTGAAGGCAATGGCATGTTACCCCATATCTGTCAAATAAAATAACTCACTGATACTTATAAGAACCAAAAATTCAGATTCTCCAGAATCATTCTATTGTCCTTTGCCATGAGTATAAGAAGAAAATAAATTGGCACAAAATAACGTATCCTCAAGAGCAACTTACGTATCCTTCTGTCTCTCTGTCTACCACACTCGCGCATATACATGTCTTAAGCTATATAATGACTCCATTGCCAAAAAAAGAAGAAGGAATTTCATAGCAAGAAGCAAAGATGGTAATCACAAATGAATGGCACCAAGAAGTAAATGACAGAAACCTGAAGTATGGAGTCCACCTCGCGAATATTTGACAAAAATTTATTCCCCAACCCCTGCAAGAAAGAATAAAAAAAATTAGCTGATGCTAATTTTTTTCTAAAAGAGACTAACTAGGCTGATTACATTCTAACATAGATAACGCATGACTCGATATATATATAAAACCAAAAAGTGGGAAATAGATGACCATGGAATTTCACCTCTCCTTGACTGGCACCCTTAACAAGGCCAGCAATATCCACAAGCTCCAAAGATGCCGGGACTACGCGCTGAGACTTGCTGAGATCAGAAAGTACATTCAGGCGCGGATCCGGAACTGCAACAATCCCTACATTTGGCTCAATCGTACAAAACGGAAAATTGGCAGCTTGAGCCTTCCCATTCTCAACCTAAAGTCATAATACCATATTCAGATCAACTCTATACTTCACTTACAGGAATCACATTATGAATTCCATCCCACATTATGGTCCATCAAATAAACTGAATATAAAGCTCTTCTTTTTCTTTAGCTAAAAACTCGAAAAGGGTCCATAACTATGATGCCCTGGATTGAAAAGTATCAATCTTTCAATCCCTAAAACCAGTTTAAACCTCAATTTGGAATCAAAATAGAGACTTGAGTAAAGAGCTAAACATATCAAATTCAAAACAGCATTAATAACGAAATAGAGAGAGAGAGAGAGAGAGAGAGAGAGAGAGAGTGGGTTGGTGGTGCATACGACGGCGTTGAAAAGCGTGGACTTTCCGACGTTGGGGAGGCCGACGATGCCGGCTTTGAGGCTCATGCTGATCTTGGGTGAGGAGGAAGCAGAGAAGCGGCGGCCTCTGGTTAAACCGAAGACTCCCATGAGCTGATAGTGGCTCCTCTGCTTCATTGGAACAAGAAGAGATGGGATGAGCTGGTTGCATAGTGATATTCGAGCCATTGGAGTTGGGAGAGTTTGAGACTCAGAGAAGAGTGAGAGATGGAGAACAAAGAGTGAGCGCCGAGTTCAATTTATCTGTTTGCGGGCTAATGTACGAGTATTCTTTTCTGTAATTTTTTTTTTCTTTTCTTTTTCCTACAATTTCCCTAACCAAATAAATTAAAAGAATTGATTTTTTGTTTTTGTCTTTTCAATTTAGGGTTTTGTTATCTTTTGAGTTTTTGTTAAAAAAAATTCGTCTGAATGATATGGAACTTTTGCTTCTTATAAACTTTAGAATATCAAGTTTTAAAAATATCAGATTTGTATCTTATGTTTCTATCCCGACTTAAAATTGGTATATAAAGCTATTAAGATTACTAATTTACCCTTAAACCAAAAAAAAACCAATTTACCCTTAAATTCTTCTTCTTTTTTTTTTTAGTTTTTCTTCTTTGTTTTCATATTCCAATTTTCTTTTTTTTGCTTTTAATATTTTTAGGAACGTAGATAAAAAATTTATCGTCACTTTCTCATTGCTAATAATCAGTTATTCATCTCAATCATCCTTGAATGTCAACGACAACAACAAGATCTTTGAGTGTCATCGGAAACAAAGATTGAACTTCTATATGTTTCCCTTCTTCAATCTTCTTCAAGTTTATAAAGGCCAACTCAAATTATCAAATTCCAAAACTTTTTCTAATATTTCTTGAATATAAAAACAAATAAAAAAACTAAGAAAAAAATAGAACTTAAGGGTAAATTGGTCATCTTAATGGCTATATATACCAATCTTATGTCGGGATGGAAACATGAGATATCAATCTGATATTTTTAAAACTTGATATACCAAAGTTTATAAAGAGCAAAAGTTCGTATACTATTTAGACGAATTTCTCTTTTGTTAACAATTTGTACTAAAAAGGTTGTTCCGACACTTTTCCGGTCGGTGTTTTTCATTTGAGTAATTTCAAACAGCTTATCATATTGTACCAAGATACTTCAATGACACGTTTATTAATTTAGAAATGAGAATGACGGAATTGATTATGAGAGCATTTTTTAGTTTACTAACAAATTAATGAATTTGAATGGGTTTGGATATAGGTCCCACCTACTTATCATAGTTGATTTCAAACAAACCCCTAACTTGATATCTAAGGGCAACTATAACTATTTGGTTATTTGCCACATGTAGCTTGCAACAGTAAAAAAATGATATTGAAGACAACTCCAACAGTTGAGTCAAATCCTATGTGAACTCATGACATAGGAGCCCATATTGTCAAATTTGACCTGACTTCTAAAAACAGTCAAAAAATATTGATCTCGCTCACCCTTTCTCTTTTTTCTCTTCTCCTCTCTCTCATTCTTTCGTCTAGGGAGGTTCTGGTTACACCTCTAAATTTGTTATGTGTATCTCTCTTACTTTATACACTCAATTTCGCCTTTTCACATGTTAAAAACCTAAACATACCTCTCTTTAGTTTACCAAAATACCCTCAAATAGTTTATCGTTGCCGTTTTTCTCTATTATGAATAAGAAATCATAAATTGGA from Fragaria vesca subsp. vesca linkage group LG3, FraVesHawaii_1.0, whole genome shotgun sequence harbors:
- the LOC101301174 gene encoding GTP-dependent nucleic acid-binding protein EngD-like gives rise to the protein MKQRSHYQLMGVFGLTRGRRFSASSSPKISMSLKAGIVGLPNVGKSTLFNAVVENGKAQAANFPFCTIEPNVGIVAVPDPRLNVLSDLSKSQRVVPASLELVDIAGLVKGASQGEGLGNKFLSNIREVDSILQVVRCFEDNDVVHVNGKVDPKDDIDVINLELIFSDLDQIEKRMEKLKKSKTKDSQSKLKEESERSGLERIQQALMDGKPARSVTLTDTENESIKHLCLLTMKPVIYVANVAESDLAEPGENPHVKALMNLASELQCGVVTISAQVESELTELPSEERTEFLESLGVGESGLGNLIRTTYSVLGLRTYFTSGEKETKAWTILAGMTAPQAAGVIHSDFEKGFIRAETVSYDDFVAAGSLAAARERGVLRSEGKDYIVQEGDVMLFRFNV